In a genomic window of Colius striatus isolate bColStr4 chromosome 2, bColStr4.1.hap1, whole genome shotgun sequence:
- the LOC104558056 gene encoding low density lipoprotein receptor adapter protein 1-like isoform X1, giving the protein MEALRAAGRAVLRSPRLARHGLGLRRRRKLPESWADMQEPLLEGMCFTLKYLGMTLVEKPKGEDMAAAAIRRIMATARVGARKFQKVILTVSPRGISLQDADTKEMVENISIYRISYCTTDKLQNKVFAYVAQSQESGALECHAFLSPKKKIAQAVTLTVAQAFQMALDLWEAAHAGSRQEQPLHPSCVLESSEPSRSSEPAPPGSPPFRHQFGEEEEEEEDDNIGETLSGSMEELAMGAHSPAESAPLVPRASSPTAQLLCYRVGQPPDSWKGLGEAGDLPTAGPRTAGPKTPLG; this is encoded by the exons ATGGAGGCgctgcgggcggcggggcgcgccGTGCTGCGGAGCCCGCGCCTCGCCCGGCACGGCCTGGGGCTCCGCCGGCGGCGCA AACTTCCCGAGAGCTGGGCTGATATGCAGGAGCCGCTGCTTGAGGGGATGTGCTTCACACTCAAGTATCTAGGCATGACACTGGTAGAAAAGCCCAAAGGAGAAgacatggctgctgctgccatccgGAGGATCATGGCCACG GCACGAGTGGGAGCTCGCAAGTTCCAGAAGGTGATTCTGACAGTGTCTCCAAGGGGAATCTCACTGCAGGATGCAGACACAAAAGAGATGGTTGAGAACATCTCCATCTACAG GATCTCCTACTGCACAACAGACAAGCTGCAGAACAAAGTCTTCGCTTACGTTGCCCAGAGCCAGGAGAGTGGGGCACTGGAGTGCCATGCCTTCCTCTCGCCCAAGAAGAAGATT GCTCAGGCTGTGACTCTGACGGTGGCCCAGGCCTTCCAGATGGCACTGGATCTCTGGGAAGCAGCACATGCAG gctcTAGGCAGGAACAGCCCCTTCACCCTTCATGTGTCTTGGAGAGCAGTGAGCCCAGCAGATCAAGTGAGCCAGCCCCCCCGGGGAGCCCTCCCTTCAGACACCAGTTTGGG gaggaggaagaggaggaggaagatgataACATCGGCGAAACTTTATCTGG CAGCATGGAGGAGCTGGCAATGGgagcccacagcccagctg AGTCAGCACCTCTTGTGCCTAGAGCAAGCTCTCCTACTGCACAGCTACTGTGCTACCGTGTGGGGCAGCCCCCAGACAGCTGGAaggggctgggagaggctgGAGACCTCCCCACAGCTGGCCCCAGGACTGCTGGCCCCAAGACTCCCCTGGGCTAA
- the LOC104558056 gene encoding low density lipoprotein receptor adapter protein 1-like isoform X2, which yields MEALRAAGRAVLRSPRLARHGLGLRRRRKLPESWADMQEPLLEGMCFTLKYLGMTLVEKPKGEDMAAAAIRRIMATARVGARKFQKVILTVSPRGISLQDADTKEMVENISIYRISYCTTDKLQNKVFAYVAQSQESGALECHAFLSPKKKIAQAVTLTVAQAFQMALDLWEAAHAGSRQEQPLHPSCVLESSEPSRSSEPAPPGSPPFRHQFGEEEEEEEDDNIGETLSGMEELAMGAHSPAESAPLVPRASSPTAQLLCYRVGQPPDSWKGLGEAGDLPTAGPRTAGPKTPLG from the exons ATGGAGGCgctgcgggcggcggggcgcgccGTGCTGCGGAGCCCGCGCCTCGCCCGGCACGGCCTGGGGCTCCGCCGGCGGCGCA AACTTCCCGAGAGCTGGGCTGATATGCAGGAGCCGCTGCTTGAGGGGATGTGCTTCACACTCAAGTATCTAGGCATGACACTGGTAGAAAAGCCCAAAGGAGAAgacatggctgctgctgccatccgGAGGATCATGGCCACG GCACGAGTGGGAGCTCGCAAGTTCCAGAAGGTGATTCTGACAGTGTCTCCAAGGGGAATCTCACTGCAGGATGCAGACACAAAAGAGATGGTTGAGAACATCTCCATCTACAG GATCTCCTACTGCACAACAGACAAGCTGCAGAACAAAGTCTTCGCTTACGTTGCCCAGAGCCAGGAGAGTGGGGCACTGGAGTGCCATGCCTTCCTCTCGCCCAAGAAGAAGATT GCTCAGGCTGTGACTCTGACGGTGGCCCAGGCCTTCCAGATGGCACTGGATCTCTGGGAAGCAGCACATGCAG gctcTAGGCAGGAACAGCCCCTTCACCCTTCATGTGTCTTGGAGAGCAGTGAGCCCAGCAGATCAAGTGAGCCAGCCCCCCCGGGGAGCCCTCCCTTCAGACACCAGTTTGGG gaggaggaagaggaggaggaagatgataACATCGGCGAAACTTTATCTGG CATGGAGGAGCTGGCAATGGgagcccacagcccagctg AGTCAGCACCTCTTGTGCCTAGAGCAAGCTCTCCTACTGCACAGCTACTGTGCTACCGTGTGGGGCAGCCCCCAGACAGCTGGAaggggctgggagaggctgGAGACCTCCCCACAGCTGGCCCCAGGACTGCTGGCCCCAAGACTCCCCTGGGCTAA